DNA from Deltaproteobacteria bacterium:
ACGACAATGGGGACGTGTTGGGGAATGAAGGGGCCCGTTTTGAAAATCTTGTGGCCACCCATTTGTTGAAAAAAATCCAGTTCGCGGAAGACAGCCGGGGATACCGGTACGAATTAAAATATATCCGCGACAAAGAGGGGCGGGAGGTCGACTTTGCCGTCTTCAGGGACGAAAAATTGGAGGAACTGGTTGAGGCCAAGTATGGTGATGGCGAGGTGGATCGTTCGCTGGCCTATTATGCCGAACGCCTGAAACCACCCAAGGCCGCCCAGATCGTGGCTGACCTGAAAAGGTCTTATTCGCGGGGAAACCTGCGCGTCATTAACCCGTTGGAAGCATTTTTGGAGCCTCTTGGATGAACGTTGGAATTGATTAAATGTTATCCAGAGCCAGGGAAATGGAGAGGGCTTTATCGAGTTCCCCTATTTTCTTGTCCGAGAGAGTGCCAATAAAGTTGGTAAGACGGGATTTTTGGATGCTGACCAGCTCGTCGCAATGGATGGCGCTATCGTGTTTGAGGCCTTCGGAGGTTCCGAGCGGTACTTGAGTGGATAAACCGTCAAAGCGGGAATAGACGGGGGCGCAAATGACGGTGGAAAACCGGGAATCGATCAGCACTTGGCGGCTCACAACAATAAAAACCCGGAACCGCCTTGGATCGGCCTTGCCTGGCTTGTACACCCGGTATAAATCGCCTCGCTTCATACCTCGATCTGATAGGAAAGAACCTCTTTCGCCTCCCGATTAAGCTTGTCCGCCTTTTGATTGAGAATCTTGAGGTCCTTTTGTTCCCGGACTTTGGCGCGCCGGCTGTCGAGGAAAAAGACCACCGCGTTTTCGATGGCCTCCGAGCGGTTTTTGAACTCTCCCCCCAGTGCGTCCAGCGCCTTAAGAGTATCCTCCGAAAGTGTGATTGATGCCTTTGCTTTCATACTCCATCTATACTACTTTTATCTTCCCATTTCAAGGGCTGACTTTGAACCGACATTTTCGATAATAACCGATGATGCCCTCCTAATTACTAATCCATAATTTTTTGAAAATAGGACGCAACTTTTTTTAAGGCTGACTCGATCCGAGAAAAAGCAATGAGATTATCCGATCCCAGAAATTACCAGCTTGAAATGGAGCGCAATTCCACCGTAGTTGGATCCCTTATTTGGAGTGGTCTCCTGATGGCCGGCAAAGAGACCATGTATCTCTTGGGCATTGAAAAGTCGGATCAGAAAACGGTCTTTGGGGTTGTCAACGCTTTGGGTCTCTGGCAAATGCTGGCATTAAGCCCTCAAACGCTTCCTCTGCTCCCTGCCGCCATACCGGGTGCGCTGGCGGGAGGATACGCAGGGCATTTAATCGCCCCTGACAGCGACGCCTCGTTTCACGGATCGGTGATCGGAGGAACCGCTTCTTTCCTGTGTGCCTTCGCCCGATGGCAAGGGGCCTCTATTTTGTCGCGATTTGCCTCGATGCGCGCCGTAACGCTGGCGTCAGCGGCGGCTCGCCATCCAGTAACATTGGCGGCTGTTGGAGGTGTTACGGCCGGTTCCCTGATCAATTACGGGGTCACCAAGGCCCAAACAGCCGCTTACGGCGAAGAAAAAACCTTGGGCGACATGTGGTATGACAACTTCGAATTTGTGCGCAACGCCATGGGCTGGTCCGCCAACAAATCACCATGGGCCGATTGGATCTGATTTCTTCTCCCCCCTCAAATCATCCACCGCCTCGGTCAGGTCTTTTTTTACTCTCCGCCTCTATTTCAGCTTTGAGGAAATCAACATCCATTTTGTCGGCGGGACGAATCGTGTCCTTCATTTTAATGAGCAACTCTTTGCCGGCAACCGGTATTTTGACCCCGCTGATATTTCTCCACTCAACGCCCTTTTCCGCCTCCCGATAGCCGATCCCGCAGGCCTTGGCCATCAAATCGACGACCACTTCATCGGCAACACGGACAACAGAGTAGCGCCGGACTTCGTCGTCCTGAATTTGTGAGATGGCATTGTCGGGAAGTATCGAGAGCGCCTTTTTAATCTTGCGAATATTTTCGGCTGAAGCATCCACGAGGAGATCGATATCTTTGGTGCCTCTGCCAAAGCCGTGCAAAATGACGGCAATGCCGCCGATGACAATGTAATTGACTCCTGCCTTGTTCAAAGAATCGCAAATCGATATCACGTCTTCGAGAACAGGTGTACGCGAGTATTCGCCATTTTGTGAATCATCCATCGATCAGCCTCTTCCATCGATTTAAAACGGTAAACCCCTCTGGGAATTAACGCATCACCCCTCAATTGCCGAACCAACCGCAACATCGCGGCTCCTTCGGCAATTGGATCTTCTTTTCCGCGCCGCTTCGTAATGACTTTCATGGTCCATGCCATAGCAAGGGAAGTATAAAAGAGTCTTTAAAATGAAGTCAATAAAGCCTTTTTCAGCCTTTTTCAGGCGGTATTGACTCGTTCCCCCCGCAAATCATCCACCGCCTCGGTCAGGCCGGAAACCGTCAGGGGATACATTTTAAAAACCCGCTTGATCGCCTCAATGGTATGATGTCCCCAATAATCTTCCGGCTCGGGATTCAGCCAGACGGTCGATGGATAGTGCTGTTTGATGAGCCGAAACCATTCCAGCCCGGTTCGCTGATTCATCTCCCAATACTCGATGGCCCCGCCCTGCGCCAAAAGCTCGTACGGGTTCATGCAGGCATCCCCCACAATGACGACGTGAAACGATTTTCGGTAGGTTTTGAAAAGCTCTTCGGTTGAAATAAACTCGCGGCGGAACATGTCGTTGTAGAGGCGCGAATAGATGCAGTTGTGAAAATAAAAATGCCTGAAGGCCTTGAAATGGGTGGAGGCATGCGCCGCCGAAAAGAGCGCCTCCATCAGCTCGGCATACGGGTCCATGCTTCCGCCGACATCCATCAGCAGAAGAAGCTCGGTCTGATTCTTCCGCGGCGGCTGAAAAACCAGTTCGATTTCACCGACGTTCTTGCAGGTTTTGTCGATCGACTTGTCGATGTTTAATTCGGTCGCCTCACCGTGAAAATCGAGCTTGCGCAAACGCTTGAGAGCCACCTTGAACTGACGGGTATCGAGAATGCGGTCCTGCCGGTAATTGGCGAATCGCCGTTCTTCAGCCACTTGGACGGCCGACCTTCCGCCACCGGGCCCGCCGATCCGGATGCCGGAGGGATGCGAACCTGAATGGCCGAACGGCGATGTGCCGCCGGTGCCGATCCAATGGCTTCCACCATGATGCTCCTCCATCTGCTCTTTGAGCCGTTCGAGAAATTTCTTGCGGAGTTCCTCCAGCGCCAACGGAGGAATTTGCGGCAGAGGGGGACGCTGTGATGGATCGAGACTCTTGTTGAGCCAGTCGAGAAGTTCTTTCTTGATGTCAAAATTTCCCTGATACCCCTTAAAACAGATAAGAAAGGCCTGGTCGAAGGAGTCGTAGAGGGCTTCGGATTTGACAAGGATCGACCGGGCAACCTGGTAAAAATGGGTGAGCGAGGAATCGCCCTGATTCTTGATCAGGGCCTCCATCAGGGCCAGCCATTCCTGGGTCCCGACAGGGATTTTAAGGGCGCGTAATGTATAAAGGAAGGTTAATAACATACGGTAGGGGCAGGGCTTGCCCTGCCCAGGGCGAGGCAAGCCTCGCCCCTACGATTCACATCCGCCTCACCCTCGCCGGAACCACCATATCCTCTTCCTTCTTCAACAATACCCCCATCAGCGGCGTTTCTTTAAACAGGGTTTCGGGATCGATACTCATGGCGACC
Protein-coding regions in this window:
- a CDS encoding type II toxin-antitoxin system PemK/MazF family toxin translates to MKRGDLYRVYKPGKADPRRFRVFIVVSRQVLIDSRFSTVICAPVYSRFDGLSTQVPLGTSEGLKHDSAIHCDELVSIQKSRLTNFIGTLSDKKIGELDKALSISLALDNI
- a CDS encoding VWA domain-containing protein; translation: MLLTFLYTLRALKIPVGTQEWLALMEALIKNQGDSSLTHFYQVARSILVKSEALYDSFDQAFLICFKGYQGNFDIKKELLDWLNKSLDPSQRPPLPQIPPLALEELRKKFLERLKEQMEEHHGGSHWIGTGGTSPFGHSGSHPSGIRIGGPGGGRSAVQVAEERRFANYRQDRILDTRQFKVALKRLRKLDFHGEATELNIDKSIDKTCKNVGEIELVFQPPRKNQTELLLLMDVGGSMDPYAELMEALFSAAHASTHFKAFRHFYFHNCIYSRLYNDMFRREFISTEELFKTYRKSFHVVIVGDACMNPYELLAQGGAIEYWEMNQRTGLEWFRLIKQHYPSTVWLNPEPEDYWGHHTIEAIKRVFKMYPLTVSGLTEAVDDLRGERVNTA